A DNA window from Macadamia integrifolia cultivar HAES 741 chromosome 4, SCU_Mint_v3, whole genome shotgun sequence contains the following coding sequences:
- the LOC122076918 gene encoding protein NSP-INTERACTING KINASE 3-like isoform X2 yields MERTLLVLWRMTLLVLACIESSFATLSPSGINYEVVALMAIKNDLNDPYNVLESWDINSVDPCSWRMVTCNVDGHVSVLGLPSQSLNGTLSPGIGNLSNLQSVLLQNNAISGAIPTDIGKLEKLQTLDLSNNKFTGGIPNSLGDLKNLNYLRLSNNSLSGPCPESLSNVKGLTLVDLSYNNLSGSLPKVSARTFKIIGNPLICGSNSENDCSAVSPEPLYFPPDALRDPSEPGRTKSPRLALALGSSFGSASFIIIVVGLFLWWRHRHNQQIFFDVNDQYDPEVCLGHLKRYTFKELRAATDHFNSKNILGSGGFGIVYKGCLLDGTIVAVKRLKDYNAVGGELQFQTEVELISLAVHRNLLRLCGFCTTESERLLVYPYMPNGSVAYQLRDQIHGKPVLDWLRRKRIALGTARGLLYLHEQCDPKIIHRDVKAANILLDEDFEAVVGDFGLAKLLDHRDSHVTTAVRGTVGHIAPEYLSTGEEASSRGKTQSNGGQNFEKQF; encoded by the exons ATGGAAAGAACGCTTTTGGTTCTCTGGCGAATGACTTTACTGGTTTTGGCATGTATCGAGAGCTCATTCGCCACTCTTTCTCCTTCTGGTATAAACTACGAAG TTGTAGCTTTAATGGCTATAAAAAATGATCTAAACGATCCTTACAACGTATTGGAGAGCTGGGACATTAATTCGGTAGATCCTTGTAGCTGGAGGATGGTTACCTGCAATGTTGATGGTCACGTTTCTGTTCT AGGGCTGCCTAGTCAGAGCTTAAACGGGACATTATCTCCAGGAATCGGAAATCTTAGTAACCTGCAGTCAGT ATTGTTACAGAACAATGCCATTTCTGGTGCTATTCCTACGGACATTGGAAAGCTGGAGAAGCTACAAACACTGGATCTCTCAAACAATAAGTTCACTGGTGGGATACCAAATTCTCTGGGAGACCTTAAGAATCTTAATTATCT ACGACTGAGTAACAACAGCCTGTCTGGACCTTGTCCGGAGTCTTTATCCAATGTCAAAGGTCTCACTCTTGT GGACCTTTCTTATAACAACCTAAGTGGTTCCCTGCCAAAAGTGTCTGCAAGAACATTCAA AATCATTGGGAACCCTTTAATTTGTGGTTCAAATTCTGAGAACGATTGTTCTGCTGTGTCTCCAGAGCCATTATATTTCCCACCAGATGCTTTGAGAG ATCCGTCAGAGCCTGGGAGAACGAAAAGCCCCCGGCTAGCTCTTGCATTGGGCTCAAGCTTCGGATCTGCATCTTTTATCATCATTGTAGTTGGTTTGTTTCTTTGGTGGCGACACAGGCACAATCAACAGATTTTTTTCGATGTCAATG ATCAATATGATCCAGAGGTGTGCTTGGGTCATTTGAAAAGGTATACATTTAAAGAGCTTCGAGCAGCCACTGACCATTTCAACTCAAAGAACATTTTAGGAAGCGGTGGTTTTGGAATTGTTTATAAAGGATGCTTGCTAGATGGGACTATAGTTGCTGTTAAGAGGTTGAAAGACTATAATGCTGTTGGTGGTGAACTCCAATTCCAGACTGAAGTTGAGTTGATAAGTTTAGCAGTCCATCGAAATCTTCTCCGACTTTGTGGGTTTTGCACAACGGAGAGTGAAAGGCTCCTGGTCTACCCCTACATGCCAAATGGAAGTGTTGCTTATcaattgagag ATCAAATTCATGGTAAGCCAGTGTTGGACTGGTTGAGACGCAAGAGGATAGCATTAGGGACAGCACGGGGATTACTGTATTTGCATGAACAGTGTGACCCCAAGATCATTCATCGTGATGTGAAAGCTGCCAACATTCTGCTTGATGAAGACTTTGAAGCGGTTGTTGGAGACTTTGGGTTGGCAAAGCTCTTGGATCATCGGGATTCTCATGTAACGACAGCTGTGCGAGGCACTGTTGGTCACATAGCTCCAGAGTACTTGTCAACAG GTGAAGAAGCTTCATCAAGAGGAAAAACTCAATCTAATGGtggacaaaattttgaaaaacaattTTGA
- the LOC122076918 gene encoding protein NSP-INTERACTING KINASE 3-like isoform X1 has protein sequence MERTLLVLWRMTLLVLACIESSFATLSPSGINYEVVALMAIKNDLNDPYNVLESWDINSVDPCSWRMVTCNVDGHVSVLGLPSQSLNGTLSPGIGNLSNLQSVLLQNNAISGAIPTDIGKLEKLQTLDLSNNKFTGGIPNSLGDLKNLNYLRLSNNSLSGPCPESLSNVKGLTLVDLSYNNLSGSLPKVSARTFKIIGNPLICGSNSENDCSAVSPEPLYFPPDALRDPSEPGRTKSPRLALALGSSFGSASFIIIVVGLFLWWRHRHNQQIFFDVNDQYDPEVCLGHLKRYTFKELRAATDHFNSKNILGSGGFGIVYKGCLLDGTIVAVKRLKDYNAVGGELQFQTEVELISLAVHRNLLRLCGFCTTESERLLVYPYMPNGSVAYQLRDQIHGKPVLDWLRRKRIALGTARGLLYLHEQCDPKIIHRDVKAANILLDEDFEAVVGDFGLAKLLDHRDSHVTTAVRGTVGHIAPEYLSTGQSSEKTDVFGFGILLLELITGQRALDFGRQANQKGVMLDWVKKLHQEEKLNLMVDKILKNNFDRVELEEMVQVALLCTQFHPSQRPKMSEVVRMLEGDGLAEKWEASQKVETPKFRSSENLPQRYSDFIEESSLVVEAMELSGPR, from the exons ATGGAAAGAACGCTTTTGGTTCTCTGGCGAATGACTTTACTGGTTTTGGCATGTATCGAGAGCTCATTCGCCACTCTTTCTCCTTCTGGTATAAACTACGAAG TTGTAGCTTTAATGGCTATAAAAAATGATCTAAACGATCCTTACAACGTATTGGAGAGCTGGGACATTAATTCGGTAGATCCTTGTAGCTGGAGGATGGTTACCTGCAATGTTGATGGTCACGTTTCTGTTCT AGGGCTGCCTAGTCAGAGCTTAAACGGGACATTATCTCCAGGAATCGGAAATCTTAGTAACCTGCAGTCAGT ATTGTTACAGAACAATGCCATTTCTGGTGCTATTCCTACGGACATTGGAAAGCTGGAGAAGCTACAAACACTGGATCTCTCAAACAATAAGTTCACTGGTGGGATACCAAATTCTCTGGGAGACCTTAAGAATCTTAATTATCT ACGACTGAGTAACAACAGCCTGTCTGGACCTTGTCCGGAGTCTTTATCCAATGTCAAAGGTCTCACTCTTGT GGACCTTTCTTATAACAACCTAAGTGGTTCCCTGCCAAAAGTGTCTGCAAGAACATTCAA AATCATTGGGAACCCTTTAATTTGTGGTTCAAATTCTGAGAACGATTGTTCTGCTGTGTCTCCAGAGCCATTATATTTCCCACCAGATGCTTTGAGAG ATCCGTCAGAGCCTGGGAGAACGAAAAGCCCCCGGCTAGCTCTTGCATTGGGCTCAAGCTTCGGATCTGCATCTTTTATCATCATTGTAGTTGGTTTGTTTCTTTGGTGGCGACACAGGCACAATCAACAGATTTTTTTCGATGTCAATG ATCAATATGATCCAGAGGTGTGCTTGGGTCATTTGAAAAGGTATACATTTAAAGAGCTTCGAGCAGCCACTGACCATTTCAACTCAAAGAACATTTTAGGAAGCGGTGGTTTTGGAATTGTTTATAAAGGATGCTTGCTAGATGGGACTATAGTTGCTGTTAAGAGGTTGAAAGACTATAATGCTGTTGGTGGTGAACTCCAATTCCAGACTGAAGTTGAGTTGATAAGTTTAGCAGTCCATCGAAATCTTCTCCGACTTTGTGGGTTTTGCACAACGGAGAGTGAAAGGCTCCTGGTCTACCCCTACATGCCAAATGGAAGTGTTGCTTATcaattgagag ATCAAATTCATGGTAAGCCAGTGTTGGACTGGTTGAGACGCAAGAGGATAGCATTAGGGACAGCACGGGGATTACTGTATTTGCATGAACAGTGTGACCCCAAGATCATTCATCGTGATGTGAAAGCTGCCAACATTCTGCTTGATGAAGACTTTGAAGCGGTTGTTGGAGACTTTGGGTTGGCAAAGCTCTTGGATCATCGGGATTCTCATGTAACGACAGCTGTGCGAGGCACTGTTGGTCACATAGCTCCAGAGTACTTGTCAACAGGTCAGTCATCAGAAAAGACGGATGTTTTTGGCTTTGGGATCTTGCTCCTTGAACTCATTACAGGTCAGCGGGCTTTGGATTTTGGACGACAAGCAAACCAGAAAGGTGTAATGCTTGATTGG GTGAAGAAGCTTCATCAAGAGGAAAAACTCAATCTAATGGtggacaaaattttgaaaaacaattTTGATAGAGTTGAATTAGAGGAGATGGTTCAGGTTGCTCTCTTATGTACACAGTTCCACCCATCACAGCGCCCAAAAATGTCTGAAGTGGTGAGGATGTTAGAAGGTGACGGCCTAGCTGAGAAATGGGAGGCTTCACAGAAGGTTGAGACACCAAAATTCCGATCATCTGAGAACCTCCCCCAGAGATATTCAGACTTTATAGAAGAATCTTCACTTGTGGTTGAAGCAATGGAGCTCTCTGGTCCTAGATGA
- the LOC122077423 gene encoding diphthine methyltransferase — MDVAHCYLDGNADAVEFCPHHSFNHLLAASTYTLQEGVQPSRSGSISLFSVDANVGSLDMLHRVETAGIFDIKWSPIKIGAGPLLAQADADGYLRLHGLEHSLDGPEARGHVLKEVGGENVSSSMCLCLDWNASASSISLGISDGSISVVTLGEAQLQKQQAWQAHEFEVWATSFDIYQPQLLYSGSDDCKFCCWDLRENPSKLVFQNSSIHKMGVCCIANSSRDCNTLLTGSYDEYLRVWDLRSISKPLNENAICLGGGVWRIKQHPSVSDLILAACMHNGFAIVKVRGESAELVETYVKHDSLAYGADWQCGGSCDGSGRRIWSSTVATCSFYDRLLRIWLPETQMAT; from the exons ATGGATGTGGCACATTGCTATCTAGATGGCAATGCTGATGCAGTTGAGTTTTGCCCACATCACTCCTTCAACCATCTTCTAGCTGCTTCAACATACACATTGCAAGAGGGTGTTCAGCCCAGTCGGTCAGGAAGCATATCCCTTTTCTCTGTCGATGCCAATGTTGGCAGTCTTGACATGCTTCATCGTGTAGAAACTGCTGGCATCTTTGACATAAAATGGAGCCCCATCAAAATTGGTGCAGGTCCCCTGTTAGCGCAAGCTGATGCTGATGGTTACCTGAGACTTCATGGTTTGGAACACAGTTTGGATGGACCAGAAGCTAGAG GGCATGTTCTGAAAGAAGTTGGTGGAGAAAATGTTAGTTCTTCAATGTGCCTGTGCCTAGACTGGAATGCATCAGCCTCATCTATCTCCCTTGGGATTTCGGATGGTTCCATCTCAGTGGTCACCCTTGGAGAGGCCCAACTACAGAAACAACAAGCTTGGCAGGCGCATGAATTTGAGGTCTGGGCTACATCTTTCGATATCTACCAACCACAATTGCTGTACTCTGGCTCAGATGACTGTAAATTCTGTTGTTGGGATCTGCGGGAGAACCCTTCAAAGTTGGTATTTCAAAATAGCAGCATTCATAAGATGGGTGTTTGTTGCATTGCAAACAGTTCCAGGGATTGTAATACACTGCTCACCGGGAGCTATGATGAGTACCTTAGGGTATGGGATTTAAGATCAATATCCAAGCCTCTAAATGAGAATGCAATTTGTTTAGGAGGAGGAGTTTGGAGAATAAAGCAACACCCTTCAGTTTCAGACTTGATATTGGCTGCATGTATGCACAATGGATTTGCAATTGTGAAAGTAAGAGGGGAATCCGCCGAATTGGTGGAGACCTATGTCAAGCATGATTCTCTGGCATACGGAGCAGATTGGCAATGCGGAGGATCATGTGATGGAAGTGGAAGAAGAATATGGTCCTCCACGGTGGCTACTTGCTCATTTTATGATCGCCTTCTTCGAATTTGGCTGCCCGAAACTCAGATGGCTACATGA
- the LOC122076579 gene encoding homeobox protein knotted-1-like 6 translates to MEGMYGLQTSLDYTESPDNLVSAADYQSLLSSGALGTDRIPIFGADQLFSAAAFTTPNEIQARGGSVGGGGEGGGGGGGGGGEEELSSVIKAKIASHPRYPRLLEAYIDCQKVGAPPEIACLLDEIRRENDVCNGNAAAASTCLGVDPELDEFMETYCDMLVKYKSDLARPFDEATSFLNKIEIQLSNLCKGVSRSSISDEVAGSSDDEFSGGEMEVQEVQRRTEDRELKDKLLRKYSGCISSLKQEFSKKKKKGKLPREARQTLLDWWNVHYKWPYPTEADKMALAESTGLDQKQINNWFINQRKRHWRPSENMQFAIVDSLSGPLFMGD, encoded by the exons ATGGAGGGAATGTACGGACTCCAAACGAGTCTGGATTACACGGAGTCGCCGGATAACTTAGTTTCAGCGGCGGATTACCAGAGTTTGTTAAGTAGCGGTGCACTTGGAACCGATCGAATCCCGATCTTTGGAGCGGATCAGTTGTTCTCGGCGGCAGCTTTTACTACGCCTAATGAAATTCAAGCAAGAGGAGGaagtgttggtggtggtggagaaggaggaggaggaggaggaggtggaggtggggaAGAGGAACTGTCAAGTGTGATAAAGGCGAAAATCGCATCTCATCCTCGGTATCCAAGACTCCTTGAAGCTTACATCGATTGTCAGAAG GTAGGAGCGCCACCGGAGATAGCGTGCTTGTTAGACGAAATCCGGCGAGAGAATGATGTCTGCAACGGAAACGCCGCTGCTGCTTCCACTTGCTTAGGTGTTGATCCGGAGCTCGACGAATTcatg GAAACGTACTGTGATATGTTGGTGAAGTATAAATCTGATCTCGCAAGGCCTTTTGATGAAGCTACCTCCTTCTTGAACAAGATTGAAATACAACTCAGTAATCTCTGCAAGGGTGTTTCTAGAAGCTCCATTtcgg ATGAAGTTGCTGGATCATCTGATGACGAATTTAGTGGAGGAGAGATGGAGGTTCAAGAGGTCCAGAGGAGAACTGAAGACCGAGAGCTTAAAGATAAACTCTTACGCAAGTATAGTGGTTGTATCAGTAGCTTGAAGCAGgaattttcaaagaaaaagaagaaaggaaagctccCTAGAGAAGCAAGGCAAACACTTCTTGACTGGTGGAATGTTCACTATAAATGGCCGTACCCAAcg GAGGCTGATAAGATGGCACTAGCTGAGTCGACTGGGCTAGATCAAAAGCAAATAAACAATTGGTTTATAAACCAGCGGAAACGGCATTGGAGACCATCAGAAAACATGCAATTTGCTATTGTGGACAGTCTTTCTGGACCCCTTTTTATGGGTGACTGA
- the LOC122076580 gene encoding 2-phytyl-1,4-beta-naphthoquinone methyltransferase, chloroplastic-like isoform X1, producing MAIAAPAAAAAAAAATLKLTSYGHIRLRPRSKIPAGYRPVLCANERQALFSCIAPVYDNLNDLLSLGQHRVWKRMAVSWSGAKEGNCVLDLCCGSGYLTFLLSQKVGSQGKVIGFDFSKEQLFVAASRQGLLWKAFNKNIVWIEGDALDLPYSDCYFNAITVGYGLRNLVDRNKAMKGIFRVLKPSARVSILDFNKSSQPYTSAVLEWMIDNVVIPVASGYGLAEEYTYLKSSIREFLTGRELEMLALEAGFSNAKHYEIGGGLMGNLVAML from the exons ATGGCTATAGCAGctcctgctgctgctgctgctgctgctgctgcaaccctCAAACTAACTTCTTACGGTCATATCCGCCTCCGGCCAAGAAGCAAAATCCCCGCCGGTTATCGGCCTGTTCTATGTGCTAACGAACGCCAGGCACTCTTTAGCTGCATCGCTCCTGTCTATGATAAT TTGAACGATTTGTTGAGCTTGGGACAGCACCGTGTGTGGAAAAGAATGGCCGTCTCCTGGAGCGG AGCAAAAGAGGGAAACTGCGTGCTGGATTTGTGTTGTGGAAGTGGGTATTTAACGTTTCTCTTGTCTCAGAAGGTTGGCTCTCAAGGGAAG GTGATTGGTTTTGACTTCTCGAAGGAACAGTTATTCGTTGCAGCATCTCGACAAGGCTTGCTTTGGAAGGCTTTCAATAAGAACATTGT GTGGATAGAAGGCGATGCACTTGACTTACCATATTCTGACTGTTACTTCAATGCGATAACTGTTGGCTATGGGCTACGCAATCTGGTAGATAGAAATAAAGCTATGAAGGGAATATTTCGAGTTCTGAAACCAA GTGCCAGAGTTTCCATTCTGGATTTCAACAAGAGCTCACAACCATATACTTCCGCGGTTCTG GAATGGATGATTGATAACGTTGTCATTCCAGTCGCAAGCGGTTATGGCCTTGCTGAAGAGTACACATACTTGAAAAGTTCAATTAGGGAATTCTTGACAG GGAGAGAGTTGGAGATGCTTGCTTTGGAAGCAGGATTTTCTAATGCCAAACATTATGAGATTGGTGGGGGCCTCATGGGAAACTTAGTGGCGATGCTTTAG
- the LOC122076580 gene encoding 2-phytyl-1,4-beta-naphthoquinone methyltransferase, chloroplastic-like isoform X2, translating to MAIAAPAAAAAAAAATLKLTSYGHIRLRPRSKIPAGYRPVLCANERQALFSCIAPVYDNLNDLLSLGQHRVWKRMAVSWSGAKEGNCVLDLCCGSGYLTFLLSQKVGSQGKVIGFDFSKEQLFVAASRQGLLWKAFNKNIVWIEGDALDLPYSDCYFNAITVGYGLRNLVDRNKAMKGARVSILDFNKSSQPYTSAVLEWMIDNVVIPVASGYGLAEEYTYLKSSIREFLTGRELEMLALEAGFSNAKHYEIGGGLMGNLVAML from the exons ATGGCTATAGCAGctcctgctgctgctgctgctgctgctgctgcaaccctCAAACTAACTTCTTACGGTCATATCCGCCTCCGGCCAAGAAGCAAAATCCCCGCCGGTTATCGGCCTGTTCTATGTGCTAACGAACGCCAGGCACTCTTTAGCTGCATCGCTCCTGTCTATGATAAT TTGAACGATTTGTTGAGCTTGGGACAGCACCGTGTGTGGAAAAGAATGGCCGTCTCCTGGAGCGG AGCAAAAGAGGGAAACTGCGTGCTGGATTTGTGTTGTGGAAGTGGGTATTTAACGTTTCTCTTGTCTCAGAAGGTTGGCTCTCAAGGGAAG GTGATTGGTTTTGACTTCTCGAAGGAACAGTTATTCGTTGCAGCATCTCGACAAGGCTTGCTTTGGAAGGCTTTCAATAAGAACATTGT GTGGATAGAAGGCGATGCACTTGACTTACCATATTCTGACTGTTACTTCAATGCGATAACTGTTGGCTATGGGCTACGCAATCTGGTAGATAGAAATAAAGCTATGAAGG GTGCCAGAGTTTCCATTCTGGATTTCAACAAGAGCTCACAACCATATACTTCCGCGGTTCTG GAATGGATGATTGATAACGTTGTCATTCCAGTCGCAAGCGGTTATGGCCTTGCTGAAGAGTACACATACTTGAAAAGTTCAATTAGGGAATTCTTGACAG GGAGAGAGTTGGAGATGCTTGCTTTGGAAGCAGGATTTTCTAATGCCAAACATTATGAGATTGGTGGGGGCCTCATGGGAAACTTAGTGGCGATGCTTTAG
- the LOC122076578 gene encoding cysteine-rich receptor-like protein kinase 2: MKKSDSPLFLVLVLLVYLLVETTLADPRSHTVELRCSTRLEHNTTIYVPNFIGTMDVLGNKLRTSDFAVAIVGSGVDGNYGLAQCYGDLSSLDCVLCYAEARTILPKCFPYNGGRIYLDGCFLRAENYSFFQEITSPGDKAVCGNATRKGPEFLQSAKKAVLDAVAAAPYQGGYSSSVVQVSGTTNESAYVLANCWRTLDPNSCRQCLENASASMIGCFPWSEGRALFAGCFMRYSDTNFLNAEQSSGNSTGSIAVMIIAILSSVAVLILGAAIGVYIWKHIRIQKKRRGANDMEKLVKTLNDSSLNFKYSTLERATGSFDDDNKLGQGGFGTVYKGVLPDGREIAVKRLFFNNRHRAADFYNEVNMISTLEHKNLVRLLGCSCSGPESLLVYEFLPNKSLDRFLFDPSRGKALTWGKRFKIIKGTAQGLVYLHENPNIRVIHRDIKASNILLDSKLQAKIADFGLARSFQEDKSHISTAIAGTLGYMAPEYLAHGQLTEKADVYSFGVLLLEIITGMQNNRSITAEYSDSLVAAAWRHFQLGTAEKLFDPNLLLHNYSDDIKKEILRVVHVGLLCAQEVPSLRPSMSKTLQMLLKNDEQLPPPTNPPFIDVTTMALSDSCADQCHLIATTSLSAATISHSSFYPR; the protein is encoded by the exons ATGAAGAAATCAGATTCTCCTCTGTTTCTTGTCCTCGTACTCCTTGTATATCTACTAGTAGAAACAACATTAGCAGATCCAAGATCCCACACAGTTGAGCTCAGGTGCTCAACTAGATTAGAGCACAACACAACCATCTATGTCCCCAACTTCATTGGCACCATGGATGTCCTTGGCAACAAGCTTCGAACTTCTGATTTTGCAGTAGCAATTGTGGGCTCAGGGGTTGATGGTAACTATGGCCTTGCTCAATGCTATGGAGACCTCTCCTCGCTTGACTGCGTTCTTTGCTATGCCGAGGCCCGCACCATCCTTCCCAAATGCTTCCCTTACAATGGGGGCCGCATCTACCTTGATGGTTGCTTCTTGCGTGCTGAGAATTATAGCTTCTTTCAGGAGATTACAAGTCCGGGAGACAAGGCTGTGTGTGGAAATGCAACCCGGAAAGGACCCGAGTTCTTGCAGTCCGCTAAAAAGGCCGTTCTGGATGCAGTTGCAGCTGCACCATATCAGGGAGGCTACTCCAGTTCTGTGGTGCAAGTGTCAGGGACAACGAATGAATCAGCTTATGTTCTGGCAAATTGCTGGAGAACATTGGATCCTAACTCTTGCAGACAATGTTTGGAGAATGCATCAGCCTCGATGATAGGGTGCTTCCCATGGTCAGAAGGTCGGGCACTGTTCGCAGGGTGCTTCATGAGGTATTCAGACACAAACTTCCTGAACGCAGAACAGAGCAGTGGAAATTCAACGG GGAGCATAGCAGTGATGATTATTGCCATCTTGAGTTCTGTGGCTGTTTTAATACTCGGGGCTGCTATTGGAGTTTACATATGGAAGCACATAAGAatacagaagaaaagaagag GTGCAAATGACATGGAAAAATTGGTGAAGACTCTCAACGACAGTAGCTTGAATTTCAAGTACTCTACACTTGAAAGGGCTACTGGATCTTTTGATGATGACAACAAGCTTGGTCAAGGAGGATTTGGAACAGTTTACAAG GGAGTTCTGCCTGATGGAAGGGAGATTGCTGTGAAGAGGCTTTTCTTTAATAACAGACATAGAGCAGCAGATTTCTACAATGAAGTTAACATGATAAGTACCCTGGAACACAAGAATTTGGTCAGGTTGTTGGGTTGCAGCTGTTCAGGACCAGAAAGCCTTCTTGTCTATGAATTTCTCCCAAATAAGAGCCTTGACCGCTTCCTATTCG ATCCAAGCAGAGGTAAAGCACTGACATGGGGGAAAAgattcaaaataatcaaagggACAGCACAAGGTTTGGTCTACCTTCATGAGAACCCCAATATTAGAGTCATTCACAGAGATATAAAAGCCAGCAACATCCTATTAGATTCAAAGCTCCAAGCTAAAATTGCTGATTTTGGGTTAGCAAGGTCTTTCCAAGAAGATAAAAGCCACATCAGTACTGCGATTGCAGGAACGCT GGGATATATGGCTCCTGAATACCTAGCTCACGGTCAGTTAACAGAAAAGGCTGATGTCTATAGCTTTGGTGTGCTGTTACTAGAGATTATCACTGGAATGCAGAACAACAGAAGCATTACAGCTGAGTATTCCGACAGTCTTGTCGCTGCT GCATGGAGGCACTTCCAGCTAGGGACAGCAGAGAAGCTTTTCGACCCCAATTTATTGTTGCATAATTACAGTGATGACATTAAGAAGGAGATTTTGAGGGTAGTGCATGTGGGACTTTTATGCGCACAAGAGGTGCCCTCATTGCGACCATCAATGTCAAAGACCCTACAAATGCTGTTGAAGAATGATGAACAACTCCCCccacccaccaatcctcctttTATAGATGTGACTACAATGGCACTCAGTGACTCATGTGCAGACCAATGTCACCTTATTGCTACGACTTCACTTTCTGCTGCTACTATCTCCCACAGCTCCTTTTATCCCAGGTGA